ACTTTACCAACATTAGACTCGGAATGGCTTAGTTATTTGCTGTTGTGGACTGTGGCCCCAATGGTTTTCTTTACCCCCTCGGCCAATATTTTATGGACTTATGTTTTACCAGGCTTACCGGCATTTGCTTTGCTGTTGACGGAATTATTATTCATGGTTTGGCACGATCAGCCAGTCAATAAATATCTCATTGCTCCTGGTCTATTAATTCCTTTAGTATTTCTCTTTGCTTTACCAATAGTCATAAATGTAGCTAATAATAATTCGCAGAAATATGTCGTCGAACAATATCAACAATCCTGTAGGGAATCGGTACAGGAACCTAACTGTCAGTTGTTTTATGTGTTTAATCGACCCTACTCGGCGGAATTTTATTCTTCTGGTAAAGCAAAAAAAGTGGAAATGCACGAAATAGCCGCTGTTCTCAACAATAATAACCGCAATTATTTTGTTATTCGCACTGATGCGATTAAAGAGTTTCCTCCAGAAATTGCATCAAAATTAAATCAAGTGACTCAATACAGTGCCTATACCCTTTTTTCCCAGACTAATTGACTGGAAAAACCTCATCCGCCATCACAACTCGATTACGGCCGGCGGCCTTGGCTTGATAGAGAGCCCTATCTGCGGCTTGGATAATGTTGACCATGGTTTCTCCATGGTTGGGATAACAGGCTACCCCTAGGGAAACGGTCAATGTGCCCAATTCCTTTCCTTTGTATTCCACTTCCATGGAGGCGATCGCCTGACGGAGGGATTCAGCCTTGACTAGGGTATCTTCCAGGGAGGTTTGGGGCAAAACAATGGTCATTTCTTCCCCACCATACCGACAAGCAATGTCAGAACCGCGAATATTGCTTTGCAGAATGCGCCCAATGGTTTTCAGTACGTGGTCGCCGGCATCGTGCCCCAGTTGGTCATTGAATTGCTTGAAATGGTCAATGTCTCCCATAATTACCCCAATGGAATGGTTATAGCGCTTGGCCCGGCCAATCTCTTGTAAGAAAAATTGTTCTAAATAACGACGGTTAAATAACCCCGTGAGGGGGTCCCGGATACTCTGATTTTCCAACCTTTCCCGCAATTTAATATTGGCGATCGCCAGACTGACCTGTTCCGCCACCGCCTTGGCTAACTGTTGTTGGTCAGAACTAATTACCCCAGCCCGATCACTGCAAAGATTAAGCAAACCAAGGGTTTCCCCCTGGGCGATGAGGGGAATGCAAAGACTTTCTTGGGGCAAACATTCCGGATTGAGGTGGCTACATAACAAATCGTGCTGTTGCACCCCGACCAAATGGGGCTGTCCCAGGCGCAGAGCCCAGCAATCTGTGCCATTGAATAATGGTTCGGAGCAGGCTAAATTTCCCCAAGTTTTGACCTGTTCAAAATAGTTGGCAGTGGAGTCAAAAATAGAAATCGTGCCAGCAATGTTGGGAAACAACGGGGGAGCCAAGGCCGCCAAGCTAGCACAGGCATCGGCCACCACCACACAGGATTGCAAATATTGATTCAGGGTGGAAAGCAATTCCATCTCTTGATTGCGCCGTTTTAACTCCTCCAACCGTTGCGCTAACTGTTCATTGACCCGATTGACCTGTTCTTGACTTTCCGCCAAAGCTTGGGTGCGTTCTAAAACCCTTTGTTCCAATTTGGCATTGAGTTTTTCTAACTCCGCTTCTATTCTGTCCCGTTGATACAGGGCTTTTTTCTGTTCCTCCATGGGCACCACCACGCAGATGGTTAAATCCGGTTCCCCTTCAAAGGGGGATGCTCCCATCAAAATGGGAACGCGGCGGCCATTTTTGTGGTAGTACTCTTTTTCCCAGGGTTTTGTGAAACCATATATCCGTAGATTTTCGATGGCTTCCAAGTCTTGGCTTTTATATTCTGGGGGCGTAATCTGATCCCAACGCATTAAACCGGCTTCCAGTTCTTTTCTGGTGTAGCCGAGCATTTTCAAGAGGCAATCATTAGCTTCAGTAATTTGGCCATTGATATTGGCAAACATCATGCCGACAACAGCGGACTCAAACACTTTACGAAAGCGAGATTCACTATCCTGAAGGGCGGTTTCGACACTTTTTTGCTCAGTAACATCCATGGCCACCCCATGGAGACCAATCATTTCTCCCGCCCCATTGACCAGAGCTTCAATTTTTGCCCAGAGCCAGCCCTGACTGCCGTCCTGGCGGAAAAAACGGTAAACCAAATCCTGGGAATTTTGGCTTTCCAGAACCGATTGCACCACTTCGTCATGGCGTTGGCGATCGCCGGGGTGAATGGATGCGGTTAATTCTTCATAGCTGGGGGGATGTTCCAGACCAAACATGCGTAAAATCTCTTCCGACCACTGAATTTCCCCGGAGCCCGACAAAAATTTCCAGGTGCCCAATTTGGCTAAGCTTTGGGCTTCCGATAGTTCTGCTTCCCGTTGCCGTAGTTGCTCCTCTGCTAATTTTCGGGAAGTAATATCTATACCCGATCCAAGTATTTCTAGAAGATTGCCTTGGCTGTCAAAAATAGGTTCATTAGTCCAAGCGACCCAAACCCGATCGCCGTTTTTGCGGACATTTTCATTTTCGTTATATTTATAATTCTCAGGATTACGGCAAATATCTGCCACCATTGCCTCCAGATTTTGACCGGAGCTGCTGGTCCTAGGCACGATGGTATCGAACACCGACTTGCCCACCATTTCCTCTTTGCTAAAACCAAAAAAGTTGTGGCAATATTCGTTCGCGAAGGTGATTTCCCCCGTCGGTAACCAGCGCACAATAATCGTGTTAATCGACTCCACTAAACTGCGATATTTTTCTTCACTTTCTTCAATAGCTTGGCGAGCTTCATAACGTTCAGTAATGTCAATACAAGAACCGATATAACCCAAAAACTCTCCGTCTGGAGCAAGCCGAGGTACGCCATTGTCTAATAACCAACGGTATTCTCCCCCTCGATTCCGCAGGCGATATTCCATCGTAAACGGTTGCCGGGCATCAAAAGCTTCAACGTAGGTTTGCCAACAACGATCAAAATCGTCGGGATGAACCCCTTCAGCCCAACCATTGCCCTGCTCTTGTTCCAGAGTGCGACCAGTAAAATTGAGCCAAGGTTGATTAAAATAAAAACAGCCTTTGTCTAAGCCAGCAATCCAGATCAAAACCGGGGCGTGGTTGGCAAGGTAATTAAACATTTCTTCCCCTTCTTGAAGGATAGCCTCTAGAAATTTGCCGACATCCTCACCACTGTTAATATGTGATGCCTCTGAGAGAAAAGCAGAACGAAGAAAGGTCTGGAGTTTTAGGTTAGCAACGACTTCCTTTGAAGTTTCCAGTTTTGCTATTACCTTGCCAATATCTTGGTGCTCATCGCCCATATAATTCTGAGAGCCGCCATTGACTAACGGATAGAGTTGATATTGATAACTGTGTAATCTGGAATTTTTGTCAGATACCCTCACCTTCTTCAGGTTAACAGAAACTTAGGGGTTTGCATGGGCCAGGGAACACGGTCTGGCGGCCGTTGGGTTAAAATCGGGGGAATTACACGTTCGGCGGGATTTCGTCCCCAGTTTTTTCCTATTTGAGAAATTTATGTCAGTTTTAGCGGCGTTGGCGGCGATCGGAGTACTTGCAGTACTAATTGCTGTGCATGAGTTGGGCCACTTTGCGGCCGCCCGTTTACAGGGCATCCATGTCACTCGCTTTGCCTTAGGATTTGGGCCACCGCTGTTGAAATACCAAGGTGCCGAAACGGAATATTCCATCCGGGCTATTCCCCTGGGGGGCTACGTGGCGTTCCCCGACGATGATCCAGACAGTGAGATCCCTGCCGACGATCCTAACTTACTAAAAAATCGCCCCATCCTCGACCGGGCCATTGTGATTAGTGCTGGGGTAATTGCCAATTTAGTTTTTGCTTACTTTCTCCTGATTGGTCAAGTTAGCACCATCGGTTTCCAGAATATTCAACCTGGTTTGGTTATTCCCCAAGTGGACAGTGCCTCCGCCGCCCAGGTGGCTGGGATGGAGCCAGGGGATATTGTACTCTCCCTCCAGGGCAACACTCTACCCGGTTTTCCCGATGCCACCACCCAGTTTATCGACATTGTGCGGCGATCGCCGTCGGTGCCTATCACAGTAGAAGTGCAACGGGGGGAAGAAACTAAAACCTTGACCATTACCCCCACCCCAGATGCGGAAGGTAAAGGAAAAATTGGCGTTGCTCTGCTACCCAACGTGGAAACCAAACGGGCTAGCAATCCCCTGGAAGCTTTAACCTACAGCGCCGAGGCTTTTGAACGCATTGTGAAACTAACGACCCAGGGCTTTTGGCAATTAATCAGTAACTTTGCCGACAATGCTTCCCAGGTGGCGGGGCCAGTGAAAATTGTTGAGTATGGTGCTAACATTGCCCGCTCCGATGCCAGTAACCTGTTCCAATTTGGAGCGCTGATTAGCATTAACCTCGCTGTGATTAATATTCTGCCCCTACCTGCTTTGGATGGTGGGCAATTGGTGTTCCTGCTCATCGAAGGACTCCTGGGCAAACCCCTACCGGAAAAATTTCAGATGGGCGTAATGCAAACGGGGTTGGTGCTTCTGCTGAGCTTAGGGGTATTTTTAATTGTGCGGGATACCCTCAATTTGACCTTTGTGCAGGAGTTTTTGCCTTCCTTTACGGGCTATGAGTAGTTTGTTACGGAAAATGGCCAGTAAAAAACAACGGGCAACGGAAATTCTGCTCATTCTCAAAAAACTTTACCCAGGGGCCACCTGTAGTCTGGATTATCAAACCCCAGTACAGCTTTTGGTGGCCACTATTCTTTCGGCCCAATGCACCGATGAACGGGTCAACAAGGTGACTCCAGCCCTGTTTCAGCGTTATCCCGATGCCAACGCCCTGGCCTACGGCGATCGCCAAGAGATTGAAGAATTAATCCACTCCACCGGCTTTTTCCGCAATAAAGCTAAAAATATTCAGGGAGCTTGCCGCAAAATTGTCGAGGAATTTGACGGGGAAGTGCCCCAAAGAATGGAAGAGTTATTGACCCTACCGGGGGTGGCCCGCAAAACGGCCAATGTGGTGCTAGCCCATGCCTTTGGCATCCTGGCCGGGGTAACGGTGGACACCCACGTCAAACGCCTGAGCCAACGGTTGGGGTTAACTAAAGCGACCGATCCCATTCGTATTGAGCGGGATTTAATGAAACTGATTCCCCAGCCGGATTGGGAAAATTTTTCTATCCATATTATTTATCACGGTCGAGCGGTGTGTGCGGCCCGCAAGCCCCTCTGTGGGGAATGTCAGTTGGCCCATCTTTGTCCCAGTGCCCAAGCGAGTTGAGATCCACTGAAGGTTTGAATTGGAATCAGTTTACCGAGCTCCCCCAACTTCTCCATAGGGAAATTAAAACCTGTAACTTGGTCAAAGATTAGAAAAAAGTGATTAGTACTGGTGGAACGGCAAAAAAAAGCGGCCAGTTTCGTCCCCATTGATTAGGTTCGGAAACTAACCCTGTGCTACATTGTGCACCCGCTTTTTTGAATCCTGCCCTCATTATCTGATTCTCACTGGGGGTCAACAAGCCAATGGGTCACTGGTGAATGGTGATTCTAATCACAGGCGATCGGTGCCAGCTTTAAAAGTCTCCCTGGCCCCCAAATTTGGGGGGAAACTGAGTGAAAGTCCCCCATTATGGCCGGAGCTTGAGTGAGGAGATTTAGGGGACGAAATAAGACTTTCCGAACACGTTCTTAGGCGATCGCCAAATTTTTACCCTGGCATGGGCCGAGAAATGAGACTTTTTGGCCCTACTCCAGATAAACCCAACTAGTATGGTTGCAGGCGGCCTAGTCTCCGGCAGGGTCAGACCCAATGAATATACTGGGGAAATACTAAGCCTCAGTCCGTTTTAAATTAATAAATTCTTCTTGTTTATGCCCATTTCTCCCACCTCCCTAGCTAGCGATGATTACTGCGTCCTTGGTTTAGCCACCTGCTTTTTGCGGGAAGATGGTGATTTCCATGCGGTGGACATCATTGAACCCATTCCCTCGGCGGCCCTAGAAGCCATTCTCAAACAGGTGCCCACTTCTTACCAATGGGCGATCGCCGTGCGGGCGGGGGAAGTTTTCCAGGGGGAGGAAATTAAAAAACCAGCTATTTTTGATCAAAGTGCCCAATTCTGTGACGATTTTGCGGAACGGTTTACAGCGGCGGCCCGTACTTACCAAGTTCGGCCTCAAGCTAAGGAACATTTAGCCATTGGGGAAAAATGGGACAAATTTAACTTTTCTTTGGAGAAAAAACGCATTCTCAACGACAGCAAAGTGGTTAAAGCTGAAGATAACGTTAAGCAACATTCCCATACCCATCAAAGGCTGTAGTTGCAAAGTCCCAACGGGGTAATACCAACCTTCAGGAAACAAGGGATTGTTGTTTTTTCCTAGCCCGATGTTGGGCAAACCAATCCTGTAACTGTTCACGGCACTGTTCTTGGCACACTCCTCCTAAGCTTTGTAAGTGATGGTTAGAGGCAGCGCTGGCGGCCAAATCGAACACGCTGTCGATGGTGCCGGTTTTCGGGTCGGGGGTGCCATAAACTAATAAACCTAAACGGGCTTGGATAATGGCGCCGGTACACATGGGACAAGGTTCCAACGTAACGTAAAGGGTGCATTCATTCAATCGCCAATGGCCTAGCCGACGGCAAGCAGTTTGGATGGCTAACATTTCCGCATGGGCGATGGGATTTTGATCCCGTTGCTTACGATTTTGGCCTGTAGCTAAAACTTCTCCCATTGCATTGACAACCACTGCTCCCACGGGAATTTCCCCCACATTGCCCGCTTCCTCCGCTAAGGCGATCGCCATTTGCATCCAATCTTCATGGGTGGGTAGGGGTTGATCCATCAACTCTATTTAAACTTGTTTGTAAAACCGTTAGTAAAATCAGGCAAAACTAATTAACTTTATTGCTTGGCTGATAATAGCATTACGGTCTACTTTTTCCGCCAAATAAGCAGCATTGTAAATTCCGCCAAAGGCTTCTAGAGAAGCGTTATCCAAAGCTCGATCATCGGCTTCAGCCAAAATTTCTTGTAAGTCCGATTGACTGACATAATAGCACCCTGCTTTCCTGCGTTTATTAATGCGTTCTATGGCGTTGATAGCATTGCGAATGGAAACTTCCCAGGAATTAGTGCTTCTTGCCTCCGCCTGTTGTTTAATCAAATGAATCAGTAAAACAACGCAATAACTGTAAATTTTATTAATTTTATCCTCTTTGCTCATGGTTTCTAATTCATCGATTAAAGCCAGAGCGGCCGTGGTTTGCCCAGATTGCACTAATTGTTTTAATTCCAATAATTCTTCCATGGCGCTAACCTAAGCAATAACACCCATCTGTTCAATTTTACGGCGGGCTTCCACTGATTGGTGAAAATTAACACAGGGGCGGGGATAATCCACTCCCAATTGCACTCCCCATTGTTTTTGTTCCGTGGCAGATAATAACCAAGGCTGATGAATTTTGTCGCCGGGTAAATTTTTTAATTCTGGTAACCAATGGCGTAAATAGGTTCCCTGGGGATCGTATTGTTGGCTTTGTTTAGGAATATTAAAATAACGAAAATCCCTAGCGTCATTACCTATGCCAGCAGTGTAATTCCAATTGCCCCAATTACTGCATACATCGTAATCAATTAGGCAAGATTCAAACCATTCTGCGCCCCAACGCCAATCAATGCCCAGATTTTTACAAAGAAAACTGGCAACATTTTGCCGTCCCCGATTGGACATAAAGCCAGTGAGATTTAATTCCCGCATATTAGCATCCACCAAAGGATAACCAGTTTGTCCCGATCGCCAGAGTTCAAACCGGACTTGATCTTCTTGCCAGGGGAAATTTTTGTTCAGCAATCCCCCTCGATTAAATAACTTGTTGCCATATTTTTGGGCCACAAAACGGAAAAAGTCCCGCCAGAGTAACTCGAAAATCAACCAATGGGTAGAATCATTACTAACCCGTTCTTGTTCGTAACGTTTCACTTCTTGGTAAATGAACCGGGGGGAAAGGCAACCCAATGCTAACCAAGGGGAAAACTTACTAGAATAATCCGCTCCCACCATACCATTGCGGGTTTCTTTATAATCTTTTAGGCGATCGCCATGCCAAAAGTAGTCTTGTAACCTCGCTAAACCAGCGGTTTCTCCTCCTTGAAAAGCCAAAACAGAACGATGATCAAAATTAATTTGAGGAAAGAATTCGGGCGGTGGTGCGGTTAACTCCAGTTTAATATTGGGGCTAGGAAGCAGTTGGGATGGGGCAAAAAAACACGGACGAATCGATATTTTTTTCTTTTCAATATCTTTGCGAAACTTAGTAAATAAATCTGGTAAATCTTGAATGGAAAAGGGTAAATCTTCGGGATGGCAAAGGGTACTTCCCCAATAACCTTTTGCTTCTATACCTAAGATTGTTAATTGTTTAACTAAATTTCTTTCTACGTCTAGCTCTTCCTGGGTAACTTCCCGATGGTAATAAATAGTCTTAGCGTTGATTTGCTTGGCTATTTGGGGAATTACTTGCTCCGGTAGACCCGTTGTCACCAGCAATTTATTGCCCACTTTCTGCAAGCTTTCAGCCAAATTTTGTACAGATTGTTGGAGAAAATTACTCCGCCATGGCCCAGTTTTCGCAAATCCTTGGTGAGTCTGGGCAAATTGTCTGGGGTCGTAACAGTACACAGCGGTAATTGCTAAACCAGATTTTAGGGCCCGATGCAGGGGTTCATGGTCATGCAAACGCAGATCATTCCGAAACCAAACCAAAACCGTGGGGGGGACGTGTTTCAAAAGCCCCCCTGCTCCCCCAAGTTTGAGGGGAAGTTAAGTAAAAGTCCTCTAGTTTTGGAGGATTTAGACGGCAAAATAAAACTTTTCAAACAAATTCCAAGAGCTATGGACATCGATAGTTAAAAACACATAAGCAAAAGGATTGAAAGCTTGGAAAGGTCTTAATCCTGGGACAGTAGGCCTTGCAACTCTTCTAATCTTTCCTGGGCTTCCGGTAGGGTAGGTTCTAAAGTTAAAGCCTTTTCATAGCTGGGAATAGCCTCTTCTTTGCGCTCCATAGCTTCGAGCAGTAAACCCCGGCTTAACCAAACCTCAGCATCGTCGGGATTTTGTGCTAAAGCTTCATCAAAATTAGCCAAGGCCTCTTCTAACTTACCCATAACTCCCAACGCACTACCCCGATTTTGCCAGGCGGAAGTCATCTGGGGATTTAAACTGATCGCCTCCCCCCAACTGGCGATCGCCGTTTCCAGTTCTCCTCTCTGGGCCTGCTGTATGCCAAGGTTTAACCAATCTTCGGCAGTATGGGGTTCTTGGTTATTTTCAAATTGGGAGTTGTCGATGGTAACCGGGTCAACAAGAGGCCACAACTCTTCTTGTGCCAGAGCGGACGCAGTCCCCTGATCTTCGACTAAACTATCCACCGGAGCCGAGCTCGATTCACCCCCATGGTTCAAGGCTTCAGTTAACATTTCCTCTGGAATGGCGAATTTTTCCATCAATGCCCGCAAAATCACCTGGGGATCGGTGCTTTCAATGCCCAAAAAGCCAGCAAAATGGGTTGCCAAAGCGGCATCCTGGGGTAACCGTTGCACCAATTCATCAAAGGTGAAGGTTTCCATTTGCCCTTGGGCCTGGTCTATGGAAACTAGATCGGGGCCATCATATTCCCACACCGTATCCATCTGGGGCGGTGACTGCCGGGCATACAGCTCCCTGCCAATGCGCTGGGATTTATCGCCAATGGGAGCAATCTGGGGAAAGGATTGGGCCAATTCCCCCAAACGCATCATCCGGGCGGCTAGAACTAAATTGGGAGAAGGGGAAGCTAGCACCGTAGTTTGAAAACGGTCTAACCAATCAAGCCATTGCTTAGGCCGACAGCGGTGGTCTAACTGTTGAAAAAATTTGAGAATACGCCCTTCGTGCCAACCGTGGGCAATGCCTTCCAGCAGTTGATTAAACAAAAACTCATAGTCAGTGTCGCTCAGGGGGGGCAGTTCCTGGAGAGATTTAGTCCCCGGCCCTGGGCCGCCCACCAGGGGGGCAAAAAGTTGTTGGATCCACTGCCAAATACGCTGGAAAAATTTCTGCATCCTAAAATGGGGTGACGGTCACTGTTGACGGATTACGGGGGCGACACTTACTGACAATTATTCTAGGCCATGGTTTACCCATCCCCGGGGATTATCAACACTGGCGGGGTTTGGCCCCGGATTTTTGGCGATCGCCGGTTGTAATTTAGAATCTGCCACTACCATGGGGGGAAAGTATCAGCGTCATTGCCCAGTCCGATTCCATTGGAGCCATTGCATGAGTACCACCCAAGCCCCTCCCCTCGTTTCCCTCCAAGCCCCCAAGGACGTTTCCCTCGAGGCGATCGAATCTGAATTAGCCCAAATTTGGCAAACCAGTGCCCAAAAGGAGGAGGGTTTAATCGCTACTAGGGCCACCACCTTCAGTTTTTTGGTCTATGAACCGGACAGAGTGCAGTCCCTCCTGGCCGCCCTAGGCTACTACACTGGCCCCATTGATGGCATTACCGGCCCCCGCATGACCGCCGCCATTAAATCAGCTCAAAAAGCTTTGGGCGTTACCGCTACCGGACTATCTAGCCCAGAGTTTAAACAAGCATTACAAACTGCCTTTGAAACGGCCCACCGGGAAGGAAATTTACTCAGCACCGCTGAACGAATCACTAAACCCTATTCCCCGGACTTAGAAGGGAGTGGCATTGCCGACACCATTGCCGCCTCTAACCCCTGCCGCATTATTACCCTTTGCCCCACAGCGGAGGATGACCAGGGGGTACAGGCCCAGCTTTCCGCCTACTGCCCGATCCAAAAGACCCACCAAAATACCCTCATTTGTTGTGAATACATCACCCTACGGGGAACTTCCGATGCGCTGGAGCGGATTGGTGGTGTGATTACGGAGTTGATGCTACCGACCCTGCCCAAATATGTGTGGTGGAAAGCAAGTCCCGAAGCGGAATATGGGCTGTTTCAACGGTTGTTGTCCCATGCGGACATGATCATTGTGGATTCCAGCATTTTTAACAATCCCGAACAGGATTTGCTCCAGTTGGCTCAATTGGTTAATAAGCCAGAGGCGATAGCCGATTTAAATTGGAGTCGCTTGGCCCCGTGGCAGGAATTGACCGCTGAAGCCTTTGACCCGCCGGAGCGTCGTTCTGCAGTGGGGGAAATTGACCAAATTTCCATTGATTATGAAAAGGGTAACCATGCCCAAGCATTGATGTATTTGGGCTGGGTAGCCAGTCGTTTGCAGTGGACCCCCGTTAGTTATAGCTATCAGCCAGGGGTGTACGAAATTCACAAAATCCAATTCTGTGCTCCCAATCAACGGCCCATTGAAGCGGAGCTGGCCGGTTTA
The genomic region above belongs to Synechocystis sp. PCC 6803 substr. PCC-P and contains:
- a CDS encoding diguanylate cyclase, with the protein product MGDEHQDIGKVIAKLETSKEVVANLKLQTFLRSAFLSEASHINSGEDVGKFLEAILQEGEEMFNYLANHAPVLIWIAGLDKGCFYFNQPWLNFTGRTLEQEQGNGWAEGVHPDDFDRCWQTYVEAFDARQPFTMEYRLRNRGGEYRWLLDNGVPRLAPDGEFLGYIGSCIDITERYEARQAIEESEEKYRSLVESINTIIVRWLPTGEITFANEYCHNFFGFSKEEMVGKSVFDTIVPRTSSSGQNLEAMVADICRNPENYKYNENENVRKNGDRVWVAWTNEPIFDSQGNLLEILGSGIDITSRKLAEEQLRQREAELSEAQSLAKLGTWKFLSGSGEIQWSEEILRMFGLEHPPSYEELTASIHPGDRQRHDEVVQSVLESQNSQDLVYRFFRQDGSQGWLWAKIEALVNGAGEMIGLHGVAMDVTEQKSVETALQDSESRFRKVFESAVVGMMFANINGQITEANDCLLKMLGYTRKELEAGLMRWDQITPPEYKSQDLEAIENLRIYGFTKPWEKEYYHKNGRRVPILMGASPFEGEPDLTICVVVPMEEQKKALYQRDRIEAELEKLNAKLEQRVLERTQALAESQEQVNRVNEQLAQRLEELKRRNQEMELLSTLNQYLQSCVVVADACASLAALAPPLFPNIAGTISIFDSTANYFEQVKTWGNLACSEPLFNGTDCWALRLGQPHLVGVQQHDLLCSHLNPECLPQESLCIPLIAQGETLGLLNLCSDRAGVISSDQQQLAKAVAEQVSLAIANIKLRERLENQSIRDPLTGLFNRRYLEQFFLQEIGRAKRYNHSIGVIMGDIDHFKQFNDQLGHDAGDHVLKTIGRILQSNIRGSDIACRYGGEEMTIVLPQTSLEDTLVKAESLRQAIASMEVEYKGKELGTLTVSLGVACYPNHGETMVNIIQAADRALYQAKAAGRNRVVMADEVFPVN
- the rseP gene encoding RIP metalloprotease RseP, whose amino-acid sequence is MSVLAALAAIGVLAVLIAVHELGHFAAARLQGIHVTRFALGFGPPLLKYQGAETEYSIRAIPLGGYVAFPDDDPDSEIPADDPNLLKNRPILDRAIVISAGVIANLVFAYFLLIGQVSTIGFQNIQPGLVIPQVDSASAAQVAGMEPGDIVLSLQGNTLPGFPDATTQFIDIVRRSPSVPITVEVQRGEETKTLTITPTPDAEGKGKIGVALLPNVETKRASNPLEALTYSAEAFERIVKLTTQGFWQLISNFADNASQVAGPVKIVEYGANIARSDASNLFQFGALISINLAVINILPLPALDGGQLVFLLIEGLLGKPLPEKFQMGVMQTGLVLLLSLGVFLIVRDTLNLTFVQEFLPSFTGYE
- the nth gene encoding endonuclease III, producing the protein MSSLLRKMASKKQRATEILLILKKLYPGATCSLDYQTPVQLLVATILSAQCTDERVNKVTPALFQRYPDANALAYGDRQEIEELIHSTGFFRNKAKNIQGACRKIVEEFDGEVPQRMEELLTLPGVARKTANVVLAHAFGILAGVTVDTHVKRLSQRLGLTKATDPIRIERDLMKLIPQPDWENFSIHIIYHGRAVCAARKPLCGECQLAHLCPSAQAS
- a CDS encoding nucleoside deaminase translates to MDQPLPTHEDWMQMAIALAEEAGNVGEIPVGAVVVNAMGEVLATGQNRKQRDQNPIAHAEMLAIQTACRRLGHWRLNECTLYVTLEPCPMCTGAIIQARLGLLVYGTPDPKTGTIDSVFDLAASAASNHHLQSLGGVCQEQCREQLQDWFAQHRARKKQQSLVS
- a CDS encoding DUF29 family protein; the protein is MEELLELKQLVQSGQTTAALALIDELETMSKEDKINKIYSYCVVLLIHLIKQQAEARSTNSWEVSIRNAINAIERINKRRKAGCYYVSQSDLQEILAEADDRALDNASLEAFGGIYNAAYLAEKVDRNAIISQAIKLISFA
- a CDS encoding DASH family cryptochrome, with translation MKHVPPTVLVWFRNDLRLHDHEPLHRALKSGLAITAVYCYDPRQFAQTHQGFAKTGPWRSNFLQQSVQNLAESLQKVGNKLLVTTGLPEQVIPQIAKQINAKTIYYHREVTQEELDVERNLVKQLTILGIEAKGYWGSTLCHPEDLPFSIQDLPDLFTKFRKDIEKKKISIRPCFFAPSQLLPSPNIKLELTAPPPEFFPQINFDHRSVLAFQGGETAGLARLQDYFWHGDRLKDYKETRNGMVGADYSSKFSPWLALGCLSPRFIYQEVKRYEQERVSNDSTHWLIFELLWRDFFRFVAQKYGNKLFNRGGLLNKNFPWQEDQVRFELWRSGQTGYPLVDANMRELNLTGFMSNRGRQNVASFLCKNLGIDWRWGAEWFESCLIDYDVCSNWGNWNYTAGIGNDARDFRYFNIPKQSQQYDPQGTYLRHWLPELKNLPGDKIHQPWLLSATEQKQWGVQLGVDYPRPCVNFHQSVEARRKIEQMGVIA
- a CDS encoding tetratricopeptide repeat protein, giving the protein MQKFFQRIWQWIQQLFAPLVGGPGPGTKSLQELPPLSDTDYEFLFNQLLEGIAHGWHEGRILKFFQQLDHRCRPKQWLDWLDRFQTTVLASPSPNLVLAARMMRLGELAQSFPQIAPIGDKSQRIGRELYARQSPPQMDTVWEYDGPDLVSIDQAQGQMETFTFDELVQRLPQDAALATHFAGFLGIESTDPQVILRALMEKFAIPEEMLTEALNHGGESSSAPVDSLVEDQGTASALAQEELWPLVDPVTIDNSQFENNQEPHTAEDWLNLGIQQAQRGELETAIASWGEAISLNPQMTSAWQNRGSALGVMGKLEEALANFDEALAQNPDDAEVWLSRGLLLEAMERKEEAIPSYEKALTLEPTLPEAQERLEELQGLLSQD
- the opcA gene encoding glucose-6-phosphate dehydrogenase assembly protein OpcA; this translates as MSTTQAPPLVSLQAPKDVSLEAIESELAQIWQTSAQKEEGLIATRATTFSFLVYEPDRVQSLLAALGYYTGPIDGITGPRMTAAIKSAQKALGVTATGLSSPEFKQALQTAFETAHREGNLLSTAERITKPYSPDLEGSGIADTIAASNPCRIITLCPTAEDDQGVQAQLSAYCPIQKTHQNTLICCEYITLRGTSDALERIGGVITELMLPTLPKYVWWKASPEAEYGLFQRLLSHADMIIVDSSIFNNPEQDLLQLAQLVNKPEAIADLNWSRLAPWQELTAEAFDPPERRSAVGEIDQISIDYEKGNHAQALMYLGWVASRLQWTPVSYSYQPGVYEIHKIQFCAPNQRPIEAELAGLPLADTGQVLGDLISLKLGSTNTQAQCGTVLCSGTVGCMRMEAGGGAQNYRVQQVTALDDQNTEQLLGRQLQRWGRDALYDESMAIVLAILQLSQAG